One genomic segment of Gossypium arboreum isolate Shixiya-1 chromosome 3, ASM2569848v2, whole genome shotgun sequence includes these proteins:
- the LOC108478274 gene encoding AT-hook motif nuclear-localized protein 17-like, with amino-acid sequence MKGEYVDSENGNPNNMFSKLHHHHHQRQNQPFSHHFPLSHQSQPPISDDPNDPSTTLNSSLPRLGSAGADGASIEVVRRPRGRPPGSKNKPKQPLLFSREPNPAMNPYVLEIPGGNDVVDAISTFSRRKNIGICVLTGSGTVSNVTIRQLSSTPGAVITFHGRFDILSLSATFLPPTTSYQVPNTFSISLAGPQGQIVGGFVAGSLVAAGTVYIVAATFNNPSYHQLAGGGGGGDETRNTMSSGGDDEGEGQSPPFSGGGGDSTGHGGGSESCGVSMYSSHFGGGSDVIWAPTARPPPPPPPY; translated from the coding sequence ATGAAAGGTGAATATGTAGATTCCGAAAATGGAAATCCCAACAACATGTTCTCTAAActtcaccaccaccaccaccaacgCCAAAACCAACCTTTCTCTCATCACTTCCCTCTCTCTCACCAATCCCAACCTCCTATCTCCGATGACCCCAATGACCCTTCCACCACCCTCAATTCTTCTCTCCCTCGTCTTGGCAGCGCCGGTGCCGATGGAGCTTCCATTGAAGTTGTTCGACGACCCAGGGGTCGTCCTCCAGGTTCCAAAAATAAGCCCAAACAACCCCTCCTCTTCTCTCGGGAACCTAACCCTGCCATGAATCCTTACGTTCTCGAAATCCCTGGAGGGAACGACGTAGTTGATGCTATCTCTACCTTCTCTCGCCGCAAAAACATTGGAATCTGCGTACTTACAGGATCTGGAACTGTTTCCAATGTAACTATCCGCCAACTTTCGTCTACGCCGGGAGCTGTCATAACTTTCCATGGCAGATTCGACATCTTATCCCTCTCAGCCACGTTCCTACCCCCAACGACGTCGTATCAGGTTCCGAACACGTTCTCTATCTCTTTAGCGGGTCCTCAAGGCCAGATCGTTGGAGGTTTCGTGGCTGGCTCCTTGGTGGCGGCTGGCACGGTGTATATAGTTGCCGCTACGTTTAACAACCCTTCATATCATCAGTTAgcaggaggaggaggaggaggagacgAAACTAGGAATACGATGTCGTCTGGTGGAGATGATGAAGGTGAAGGACAGTCGCCGCCGTTTTCTGGTGGCGGCGGAGATAGTACTGGTCACGGCGGCGGTTCAGAATCTTGTGGGGTTTCGATGTACAGTAGTCATTTCGGTGGTGGATCAGATGTGATTTGGGCTCCAACTGCTAGACCACCACCTCCTCCACCGCCTTACTAA